Proteins found in one Allorhizobium pseudoryzae genomic segment:
- the glgA gene encoding glycogen synthase GlgA: MKVLSVASEIYPLIKTGGLADVAGALPLALAAHGVETRSLIPGYPSVMAALDEMSIVASFEDLLGVRGDILAAKVAGLDLLILDAPALFDRPGGPYVDQQGKDHPDNWRRFAALSLAGAEIAGGRISGWQPDLVHVHDWQTGLVPAYMRFGEKPALPSVMTIHNIAFQGNFSAGIFPYLGLPDHAFGIDGVEYYGQVGYLKAGIQTAWAVSTVSPSYAEEILTPDFGMGLEGLLNRRASELHGIVNGIDIDVWNPETDASIARPYGAGDMKARLENKRAVEAHFGLIEDDGPLFCVISRLTWQKGMDLVAEAVDEIVSLGGKLAVLGSGDAALVGALQAAAARHPGRVAITVGYNEPLSHLMQAGSDAILIPSRFEPCGLTQLYGLRYGCVPVVSRTGGLNDTVIDANPAALAAKVATGVSFGPITLDSLKRAIRRTVRLYGDTKTWAQIQKQGMKSDVSWDKSAALYQKLYSSLLPKGSH; the protein is encoded by the coding sequence ATGAAGGTTCTTTCGGTCGCCTCCGAAATCTACCCGCTGATCAAGACCGGGGGGCTTGCCGATGTTGCAGGCGCCCTGCCCTTGGCGCTTGCCGCGCACGGCGTGGAAACGCGAAGCCTCATCCCCGGCTATCCGTCCGTCATGGCGGCTCTTGACGAGATGTCGATCGTGGCAAGCTTCGAGGACCTGCTCGGCGTGCGGGGAGACATCCTCGCAGCCAAGGTGGCGGGCCTCGACCTTCTGATCCTCGACGCGCCGGCGCTCTTCGACCGCCCGGGCGGTCCTTATGTCGATCAGCAGGGCAAGGACCATCCGGACAACTGGCGCCGCTTTGCCGCCCTCTCTCTCGCCGGCGCCGAAATTGCCGGCGGCCGGATTTCCGGCTGGCAGCCGGATCTCGTGCATGTGCACGACTGGCAGACGGGCCTCGTGCCCGCCTATATGCGTTTCGGTGAAAAGCCCGCCCTGCCGAGCGTGATGACCATTCACAACATCGCCTTCCAGGGCAATTTTTCTGCCGGTATCTTCCCCTATCTCGGCCTTCCGGACCACGCCTTCGGCATAGACGGCGTCGAATATTACGGCCAGGTGGGGTACCTGAAGGCCGGCATCCAGACTGCCTGGGCCGTCAGCACCGTCAGCCCCTCCTATGCCGAGGAAATCCTGACGCCGGACTTCGGCATGGGCCTCGAAGGCCTGTTGAACCGGCGGGCCTCCGAACTGCACGGCATCGTCAACGGCATCGATATCGACGTCTGGAACCCTGAAACCGACGCCTCCATTGCCCGCCCCTACGGTGCCGGCGACATGAAGGCACGCCTGGAAAACAAGCGCGCCGTGGAAGCGCATTTCGGCCTCATCGAGGATGACGGGCCACTCTTCTGCGTGATCTCGCGCCTGACCTGGCAGAAGGGCATGGATCTGGTCGCCGAAGCGGTCGATGAAATCGTCTCCCTCGGCGGCAAGCTTGCGGTTCTGGGCTCGGGCGATGCAGCGCTTGTGGGAGCGCTTCAGGCGGCTGCCGCCCGCCATCCGGGCCGCGTTGCCATCACCGTCGGCTATAACGAGCCGCTGTCGCACCTGATGCAGGCAGGCTCCGATGCCATCCTCATCCCATCCCGCTTCGAGCCCTGCGGGCTGACGCAGCTCTATGGCCTTCGTTATGGCTGCGTGCCGGTCGTGTCGCGTACCGGCGGGCTCAACGATACGGTGATCGACGCCAATCCGGCGGCGCTGGCGGCGAAGGTCGCCACCGGCGTTTCCTTCGGTCCCATCACGCTCGACAGTCTGAAGCGCGCCATCCGCCGCACCGTCCGCCTTTATGGCGACACAAAAACCTGGGCCCAGATCCAGAAGCAGGGCATGAAATCCGACGTTTCGTGGGACAAGAGCGCCGCCCTCTATCAAAAACTCTATTCCAGCCTTCTACCGAAAGGTTCTCATTGA
- the glgX gene encoding glycogen debranching protein GlgX, which translates to MNDDSLGVTLHETGARFSVSSAHASAIDLCLFHEDGAQETARLAMQNVGEGRFEIDVEGVGEGARYGFRAHGAYDPDRGLWFDPSKLLVDPYAKQLDRPFRHDSRLWLQGKDTASLVPKAIVTRDRPVALAKPLLPKGGFIYEVAVRPFTMLHPDVPEEIRGTAAALAHPAVLDHLKRLGVDAVELMPITAWIDERHLPGLGLTNGWGYNPVAFMALDPRLVPGGVPELAETVKTLQDNGIGVILDLVFNHTGESDRFGATLSLRGLDNLTYSRHVPGEPGHLVNDTGTGNTVACDHPVVRRLILDTLRHFVLQAGVDGFRFDLAPVIGRSADGFSRESETLAAILSDDVLRDRVMIAEPWDIGPGGYQLGNFPPPFLEWNDRTRDDLRCYWRGDDWKTGRLAHALAGSSESFARHGVSETRSVNFLAAHDGFTLMDLVSYAHKHNEANGEENRDGHNENHSWNNGIEGPSDEPAVVAARWRDVKALLATLFATRGTIMLTAGDEGGRSQGGNNNAYAQDNRITWLDWSALDEELIQHTATLAALRRRFSVFSETAFFTGRQGDVEWLNEHGAPMTVAEWETPDRGQLTMLLKTHDRETQRDTRIAILFNRHASPIHVMLPGGPWHDLLTGGRASRFRLPARSVSWQVEGAGTGTKVTESL; encoded by the coding sequence ATGAACGACGATTCGTTGGGTGTGACGCTTCATGAGACGGGGGCGCGCTTTTCCGTCTCCTCTGCCCATGCTTCGGCCATCGATCTCTGCCTCTTCCATGAGGATGGCGCGCAGGAAACGGCGCGCCTTGCGATGCAGAACGTTGGGGAGGGCCGCTTCGAGATCGATGTCGAGGGCGTCGGCGAAGGGGCGCGCTACGGTTTTCGCGCCCATGGTGCCTATGATCCCGACCGTGGTCTCTGGTTCGATCCTTCAAAGCTTCTGGTCGATCCTTACGCAAAGCAGCTCGATCGGCCCTTCCGCCATGATTCCCGCCTCTGGCTGCAGGGCAAGGATACCGCCTCGCTGGTGCCGAAGGCGATCGTGACGCGTGACCGGCCGGTGGCGCTTGCGAAACCGCTGCTGCCAAAGGGCGGTTTCATCTACGAGGTCGCGGTCCGCCCCTTCACGATGCTGCATCCGGACGTGCCGGAGGAGATCCGCGGCACTGCCGCAGCGCTCGCCCATCCGGCTGTGCTCGACCATCTGAAACGGCTCGGCGTCGATGCGGTCGAACTAATGCCGATCACTGCCTGGATCGATGAGCGGCATCTGCCAGGCCTCGGCCTCACAAATGGCTGGGGCTATAATCCCGTCGCCTTCATGGCGCTCGATCCGCGTCTCGTGCCGGGCGGTGTGCCGGAGCTTGCCGAGACGGTGAAGACGCTGCAGGACAACGGCATCGGCGTGATCCTCGATCTCGTCTTCAACCATACCGGCGAAAGCGACCGGTTTGGTGCGACCCTTTCGCTGCGCGGCCTCGACAACCTCACCTATTCTCGCCATGTACCGGGTGAGCCCGGCCATCTGGTCAACGATACCGGCACCGGCAATACAGTCGCCTGCGATCATCCGGTGGTGCGCCGGCTGATCCTGGATACGCTCCGGCACTTCGTCCTCCAGGCCGGCGTCGATGGGTTCCGCTTCGATCTCGCCCCCGTCATCGGCCGCAGCGCCGACGGGTTTTCGCGCGAGAGCGAGACGCTCGCTGCCATCCTCTCCGACGACGTGCTCCGCGACCGGGTGATGATCGCCGAGCCCTGGGATATCGGGCCGGGCGGCTACCAACTCGGGAACTTCCCCCCTCCGTTCCTCGAATGGAACGATCGCACGCGCGACGACCTGCGTTGTTACTGGCGCGGTGATGACTGGAAGACGGGGCGGCTTGCCCATGCGTTGGCCGGCTCCTCGGAAAGCTTTGCCCGCCACGGCGTGAGCGAAACCCGCAGCGTCAATTTTCTCGCGGCCCACGACGGTTTCACCCTGATGGACCTCGTCTCCTACGCGCACAAGCACAACGAGGCGAATGGCGAGGAGAACCGCGACGGCCACAACGAGAACCATTCCTGGAACAATGGCATCGAAGGCCCGAGCGACGAGCCGGCGGTGGTCGCGGCCCGTTGGCGGGATGTGAAGGCGCTGCTTGCGACCCTCTTTGCCACCCGCGGCACGATCATGCTGACGGCGGGTGACGAAGGCGGGCGCTCGCAGGGCGGCAATAACAATGCCTATGCGCAGGACAACCGCATCACCTGGCTCGACTGGTCGGCGCTGGATGAGGAACTGATCCAGCACACGGCAACGCTGGCTGCGCTTCGCCGCCGCTTCTCCGTCTTCTCCGAAACCGCCTTCTTCACCGGGCGGCAGGGCGACGTCGAATGGCTGAACGAACACGGTGCACCGATGACCGTCGCCGAATGGGAAACGCCGGATCGGGGCCAGTTGACCATGCTTCTCAAGACGCATGACCGGGAAACGCAGCGCGACACCCGGATTGCTATCCTCTTCAACCGGCATGCGTCACCGATCCATGTCATGCTGCCGGGCGGCCCCTGGCATGACCTTTTGACGGGCGGCCGCGCCAGCCGCTTTCGGTTGCCCGCACGCAGCGTTTCCTGGCAGGTCGAAGGTGCCGGAACCGGTACCAAAGTCACGGAAAGCCTGTAA
- the glgB gene encoding 1,4-alpha-glucan branching protein GlgB, with translation MNHTPKTLGKDGQKSSGELPLSEIEAITRGSHGNPFAVLGPHKIGGGVIARCFVPGAEAVTALTLDGQAVGELACRHEDGFFEGLVSITQPRPLRYRARRGDVEWALTDPYSFGPVLGPMDDYLLREGSHLRLFDKMGAHPLKHEGAEGFHFAVWAPNAARVSVVGDFNSWDGRRHVMRLRQDTGIWEIFAPDVRPGATYKFEIVDKAGTILPLKADPYARRAELRPQTASIAAAELDQAWDDTAHREFWAKADHRRQPISIYEVHAGSWRRRSDGTFLSWDELAAELIPYVVDMGFTHIEFLPITEHPYDPSWGYQTTGLYAPTARFGEPEGFARFVNGCHKVGIGVILDWVPAHFPTDAHGLREFDGTALYEHADPRQGYHPDWNTAIYNFGRIEVLSYLVNNALYWSEKFHLDGLRVDAVASMLYLDYSRKEGEWIPNEYGGRENLEAVRFLQKLNAINYGTHPGVMTIAEESTSWPKVSHPVHEGGLGFGFKWNMGFMHDTLSYLKREPVHRKFHHNELTFGLLYAFTENFVLPLSHDEVVHGKGSLIAKMAGDDWQKFANLRAYYAFMWGYPGKKLLFMGQEFAQWSEWSEERSLDWNLLHYHPHEGMRRLVRDLNFTYRSKPALHARDCEPEGFEWLLADDAEASVYAWLRKAPGEKPVAVITNFTPVYRESYRVPLPVAGRWREILNTDAEIYGGSGKGNGGRVQAVSAGGSIHAEVTLPPLATIMLQLEH, from the coding sequence ATGAACCATACGCCCAAGACCCTCGGCAAGGACGGACAGAAGAGTAGCGGTGAACTTCCACTTTCCGAGATTGAGGCGATAACCCGCGGTTCGCACGGCAATCCTTTCGCTGTCCTCGGCCCCCACAAGATCGGCGGCGGCGTCATCGCCCGCTGCTTCGTTCCCGGCGCCGAGGCGGTCACCGCGCTCACGCTCGATGGGCAGGCGGTGGGCGAACTCGCCTGCCGTCACGAGGACGGCTTTTTCGAAGGCCTCGTCTCGATCACACAGCCGCGCCCGCTGCGATACCGCGCCCGCCGTGGCGATGTGGAATGGGCGCTTACCGACCCCTACAGCTTCGGTCCCGTGCTCGGCCCGATGGACGACTATCTTTTGCGCGAAGGCTCGCATCTGAGGCTCTTCGACAAGATGGGCGCCCATCCGCTCAAACATGAAGGGGCCGAGGGTTTCCACTTCGCGGTCTGGGCACCCAATGCGGCACGTGTCTCCGTCGTCGGAGATTTCAACAGTTGGGACGGCCGCCGGCACGTGATGCGGCTGCGCCAGGATACCGGCATCTGGGAGATCTTTGCCCCGGATGTCCGCCCCGGTGCGACCTACAAGTTCGAGATCGTCGACAAAGCAGGGACCATCCTGCCGCTGAAGGCAGACCCTTACGCCCGACGCGCCGAGCTTCGCCCGCAAACCGCCTCCATTGCGGCGGCGGAACTCGACCAGGCCTGGGATGACACCGCTCACCGGGAGTTCTGGGCGAAGGCGGATCACCGCCGGCAACCGATTTCCATCTACGAGGTCCATGCCGGCTCCTGGCGTCGCCGCAGCGACGGCACGTTCCTGAGCTGGGACGAACTTGCGGCGGAACTGATCCCCTACGTCGTCGATATGGGTTTCACTCATATCGAGTTCCTGCCGATCACCGAACACCCCTATGATCCCTCCTGGGGTTACCAGACGACCGGGCTTTATGCGCCGACCGCCCGCTTCGGCGAACCGGAAGGTTTTGCCCGCTTCGTCAACGGCTGCCACAAGGTGGGCATCGGCGTCATCCTCGACTGGGTACCGGCGCATTTTCCGACCGATGCCCATGGCCTCCGGGAATTCGATGGCACCGCGCTTTACGAACATGCCGATCCGCGCCAGGGCTATCACCCGGACTGGAACACGGCGATCTACAATTTCGGCCGCATCGAGGTTCTCTCCTACCTCGTCAACAACGCCCTCTACTGGTCGGAGAAATTCCACCTGGACGGCCTGCGCGTCGATGCGGTCGCCTCGATGCTCTACCTCGATTATTCCCGCAAGGAAGGCGAGTGGATCCCGAACGAATACGGTGGGCGTGAAAACCTGGAGGCCGTCCGCTTCCTGCAGAAGCTGAACGCCATCAACTATGGCACCCACCCGGGCGTCATGACCATTGCCGAGGAAAGCACCTCCTGGCCAAAGGTTTCGCACCCGGTGCATGAAGGCGGTCTCGGCTTCGGCTTCAAGTGGAACATGGGCTTCATGCACGACACGCTGAGCTACCTGAAGCGGGAGCCGGTGCATCGCAAGTTCCACCACAACGAACTGACCTTCGGCCTGCTCTACGCCTTTACCGAAAATTTCGTCCTGCCGCTCAGCCATGACGAGGTGGTGCATGGAAAAGGCTCGTTGATTGCCAAGATGGCCGGCGACGACTGGCAGAAGTTTGCCAACCTGCGCGCCTATTATGCCTTCATGTGGGGTTATCCCGGCAAGAAGCTGCTGTTCATGGGCCAGGAGTTCGCCCAGTGGAGCGAATGGAGCGAGGAACGATCGCTCGACTGGAACCTGCTGCATTACCATCCGCACGAAGGCATGCGCCGCCTGGTGCGCGATCTGAACTTCACCTACCGCTCGAAGCCGGCGCTGCACGCCCGCGATTGCGAGCCGGAGGGTTTCGAGTGGCTGCTGGCCGACGACGCGGAAGCCTCCGTTTATGCCTGGCTGCGCAAGGCACCGGGCGAAAAACCCGTGGCGGTCATCACCAATTTCACGCCCGTCTATCGGGAGAGCTACCGGGTGCCGTTGCCGGTGGCCGGACGCTGGCGTGAGATCCTGAATACCGATGCGGAAATCTACGGCGGCAGCGGCAAGGGCAATGGCGGCAGGGTGCAGGCGGTTTCCGCCGGGGGAAGCATCCACGCCGAAGTGACACTGCCGCCGCTTGCCACCATCATGCTTCAACTGGAACATTGA
- the glgC gene encoding glucose-1-phosphate adenylyltransferase, with protein MTTIKRSQPLARDAMAYVLAGGRGSRLKELTDRRAKPAVYFGGKARIIDFALSNALNSGIRRFGVATQYKAHSLIRHLQRGWNFLRPERNESFDILPASQRVSETQWYEGTADAVYQNIDIIEAYNPEYMVILAGDHIYKMDYELMLQQHVDSGADVTVGCLEVPRMEATGFGVMHVNEKDEIINFVEKPADPPGIPGKPDFALASMGIYVFHTRFLMECLRKDAADPNSSRDFGKDIIPWIVANGKAVAHRFTQSCVRSDFEKEAYWRDVGTIDAYWQANIDLTGIVPELDIYDKSWPIWTYAEITPPAKFVHDDEDRRGSAVSSVVSGDCIISGSSLYNSLLFTGVRANSYSRLEGAVILPNVRVGRRAQLRNVVIDAGVTIPEGLVVGEDPELDAKRFRRSESGICLITQPMIDKLDL; from the coding sequence ATGACAACAATAAAGAGAAGCCAACCGCTCGCCCGTGATGCCATGGCCTATGTCCTGGCCGGAGGCCGCGGCAGCCGCCTGAAGGAACTGACCGATCGCCGTGCCAAGCCGGCCGTCTATTTCGGCGGCAAGGCCCGCATCATCGATTTCGCCCTGTCCAACGCGTTGAACTCCGGTATCCGCCGCTTTGGCGTGGCGACCCAATACAAGGCCCATTCGCTGATCCGCCACCTGCAGCGCGGCTGGAACTTCCTGCGCCCGGAGCGTAACGAAAGCTTCGACATCCTGCCCGCCTCCCAGCGCGTCTCCGAAACGCAGTGGTATGAAGGCACGGCCGACGCCGTCTACCAGAACATCGACATCATCGAAGCTTACAATCCGGAATACATGGTCATCCTCGCCGGCGACCACATCTACAAGATGGACTACGAGCTGATGCTGCAGCAGCACGTCGATTCCGGCGCGGACGTGACCGTCGGCTGCCTCGAAGTGCCGCGCATGGAAGCGACCGGCTTCGGCGTCATGCATGTCAATGAAAAGGACGAGATCATAAATTTCGTCGAAAAGCCCGCCGACCCGCCGGGCATTCCCGGCAAGCCGGATTTTGCGCTCGCCTCCATGGGCATCTATGTGTTCCACACCCGCTTCCTGATGGAGTGCCTGCGGAAAGACGCCGCCGATCCGAATTCCAGCCGCGATTTCGGCAAGGACATCATTCCGTGGATCGTGGCGAACGGAAAAGCCGTCGCCCACCGCTTCACCCAGTCCTGCGTCCGCTCCGACTTCGAGAAGGAGGCCTACTGGCGCGACGTGGGCACGATCGACGCCTACTGGCAGGCCAATATCGACCTTACGGGCATCGTGCCGGAGCTCGATATCTACGACAAATCCTGGCCGATCTGGACCTATGCCGAAATCACCCCGCCCGCCAAGTTCGTGCATGACGACGAAGATCGCCGCGGTTCGGCTGTCTCCTCCGTCGTCTCCGGCGATTGCATCATCTCCGGCTCCTCGCTCTACAACAGCCTACTGTTCACCGGTGTCCGGGCCAATTCCTATTCGCGTCTGGAAGGCGCCGTCATTCTTCCCAATGTCCGGGTGGGACGGCGCGCGCAGCTTCGCAATGTCGTCATCGATGCCGGTGTAACCATTCCGGAAGGCCTGGTCGTGGGCGAAGATCCGGAACTGGACGCCAAGCGCTTCCGGCGCAGTGAGAGCGGCATCTGCCTGATCACCCAGCCGATGATCGACAAGCTCGATCTTTAA
- a CDS encoding MaoC family dehydratase, with protein sequence MPREIALREVKDLVGQEIGVSDWIVVDQTMIDQFADATHDHQFIHTDPEKAATDSPFGGTIAHGFLTLSLLSAMNYNSLPHIREQTMGLNYGFDKIRFGSPVRCGRRIRGRFTLTEARLRGAGMLMTTYEVTVDIENERKPALVATWTTIVQFDPKDRPDDWD encoded by the coding sequence ATGCCGCGTGAAATCGCACTGCGAGAGGTAAAGGATCTGGTTGGCCAGGAAATCGGCGTCTCCGACTGGATCGTGGTGGATCAGACCATGATCGATCAGTTCGCCGATGCCACCCACGACCATCAGTTCATCCATACGGATCCGGAAAAGGCCGCGACGGACAGCCCCTTCGGCGGAACCATCGCCCACGGCTTCCTGACGCTCTCGCTGCTCTCGGCGATGAACTACAATTCCCTGCCGCACATCCGCGAGCAGACCATGGGTTTGAACTATGGATTCGACAAGATCCGCTTCGGCTCGCCCGTGCGCTGCGGCCGGCGCATTCGCGGTCGCTTTACCCTGACGGAGGCGCGCCTGCGCGGCGCCGGCATGTTGATGACCACCTATGAGGTGACGGTCGATATCGAGAACGAGCGCAAGCCGGCGCTTGTCGCGACCTGGACCACGATCGTACAGTTCGACCCGAAGGATCGGCCGGACGACTGGGATTGA
- a CDS encoding SAM-dependent methyltransferase: protein MFPLSHMMKSFIRKGRLTVIDADGRRHVFEGTTGISVTMRLSDPKLYKSLVLNPELAAGEAYMDGTMRFEDGSTLKDFLRLFSVNRLSLGSYPLQKVLRAIKMRFRKRQQSNRKGQAQQNVAHHYDLGNDFYKLFLDENMLYSCAYFRAPDETLEQAQRNKLRLLAAKLCLKPGMKVLDIGCGWGDLALYLATLEDVTVTGVTLSKEQQALASERARKAGVADRVRFELRDYRDVEDKFDRIVSVGMFEHVGVHHYDEFFKKLNALMPDDGLAVIHSIGHMSPPGMASPWLRKYIFPGAYSPALSEVFEVVEQNSLWVTDLEFLRLHYAETLRHWTERFEANRDQVIALYDERFARMWEFYLISAEMMFRTGSQLVFHMQLSRSRDAAPIVRDYVTDQQRAYIERERQLDLSI, encoded by the coding sequence ATGTTCCCACTCTCCCACATGATGAAATCCTTCATCCGCAAGGGCCGTTTGACGGTCATCGATGCAGACGGGAGGCGGCACGTCTTCGAAGGCACAACGGGCATCTCGGTCACCATGCGGCTGAGCGACCCGAAGCTTTACAAGAGCCTCGTTTTAAACCCGGAACTGGCCGCCGGCGAAGCCTATATGGATGGCACCATGCGCTTCGAGGACGGCTCGACGCTCAAGGATTTCCTGCGGCTGTTTTCGGTCAACCGCCTGTCGCTCGGCTCCTATCCGCTGCAGAAGGTGCTGCGCGCCATCAAGATGCGCTTCCGTAAACGCCAGCAGTCGAACCGCAAGGGCCAGGCGCAGCAGAACGTCGCGCATCACTATGATCTCGGCAACGACTTCTACAAACTCTTCCTCGACGAGAACATGCTCTATTCCTGCGCCTATTTTCGCGCGCCGGACGAGACGCTGGAACAGGCGCAACGCAACAAGCTGAGGCTGCTCGCTGCAAAACTCTGCCTGAAGCCCGGCATGAAGGTGCTCGATATCGGCTGCGGCTGGGGCGACCTCGCACTCTACCTCGCGACGCTCGAGGACGTGACGGTTACCGGCGTCACGCTGTCGAAGGAACAGCAGGCGCTTGCCTCCGAACGGGCGAGAAAAGCAGGGGTGGCGGACCGCGTCCGCTTCGAACTGAGAGACTACCGTGATGTCGAGGACAAGTTCGACCGCATTGTCTCGGTCGGCATGTTCGAACATGTGGGCGTCCACCATTACGACGAGTTCTTCAAGAAGCTGAACGCCCTGATGCCGGATGACGGGCTGGCCGTGATCCACTCCATCGGCCACATGAGCCCGCCCGGCATGGCAAGCCCGTGGCTGAGGAAATACATCTTCCCCGGCGCCTACTCGCCGGCGCTGTCGGAAGTCTTCGAAGTCGTGGAGCAGAACAGTCTCTGGGTCACCGACCTGGAATTCCTGCGGCTGCACTACGCCGAAACGCTGCGCCACTGGACGGAACGCTTCGAGGCGAACCGGGACCAGGTCATAGCCCTCTATGACGAGCGGTTCGCGCGCATGTGGGAGTTCTACCTGATCAGCGCCGAGATGATGTTCCGCACCGGCAGCCAGTTGGTCTTTCACATGCAGCTCTCGCGCTCCCGCGATGCAGCCCCGATCGTGCGCGACTATGTGACGGACCAGCAGCGCGCCTATATCGAGCGGGAACGGCAGCTTGATCTGTCAATCTGA
- a CDS encoding alpha-D-glucose phosphate-specific phosphoglucomutase: MIKTVSTTPYLDQKPGTSGLRKKVPVFQQQNYAENFIQSIFDSLDGFEGKTLVIGGDGRYYNREVIQVALKMAAAAGFGKVMVGKGGILSTPAASHVIRKYGAFGGIILSASHNPGGPTEDFGIKYNIGNGGPAPEKITDAIYARSKAIESYKIIDAADVDLDSTGTVKLGAMAVEIIDPVKDYADLMENLFDFGAIRDLIGSGFRVAIDSMSAVTGPYAVEIIEKRLGAPAGSVRNAEPLPDFGHHHPDPNLVHAKELYDDVMSPDGPDFGAASDGDGDRNMVVGKGMFVTPSDSLAVIAANATCAPGYKAGIAGIARSMPTSAAADRVAEKLGIGMYETPTGWKFFGNLLDAGKATVCGEESFGTGSNHVREKDGLWAVLFWLNIVAARKQSVKEIVEAHWAEYGRNYYSRHDYEEVDTDAANGLVANLRDKLATLPGQSFGALTVESADDFAYNDPVDGSVSKNQGIRVLFKGGSRVVFRLSGTGTSGATLRVYVERYEPDASRHGIETQEALADLIAAADAIAEIKARTGRNAPTVIT, translated from the coding sequence ATGATCAAGACCGTTTCCACCACGCCTTACCTTGACCAGAAGCCGGGCACGTCTGGCCTGCGCAAGAAGGTGCCGGTATTCCAGCAGCAAAACTATGCCGAGAACTTCATCCAGTCGATCTTCGACAGCCTGGACGGGTTTGAAGGCAAGACGCTGGTGATCGGTGGCGACGGGCGCTACTACAACCGCGAGGTCATCCAGGTGGCGCTGAAGATGGCGGCCGCCGCGGGCTTCGGCAAGGTCATGGTCGGCAAGGGCGGCATTCTCTCGACGCCCGCCGCTTCGCATGTCATCCGCAAATACGGCGCCTTCGGCGGCATCATTCTGTCGGCGAGCCACAATCCCGGCGGCCCCACGGAAGATTTCGGCATCAAATACAATATCGGCAATGGCGGCCCGGCACCGGAAAAGATCACCGATGCCATCTATGCCAGGTCGAAGGCGATCGAAAGCTACAAGATCATCGACGCCGCCGACGTCGATCTGGATAGCACCGGCACCGTCAAGCTCGGTGCGATGGCGGTCGAGATCATCGATCCGGTCAAGGATTATGCCGACCTGATGGAAAACCTGTTCGATTTCGGCGCGATCCGCGACCTGATCGGCTCCGGCTTCCGCGTTGCCATCGACTCCATGAGCGCCGTCACCGGCCCCTATGCGGTCGAGATCATCGAAAAGCGGCTTGGTGCTCCGGCAGGTTCGGTGCGCAATGCCGAACCGCTGCCGGATTTCGGCCACCACCACCCGGACCCCAACCTGGTGCATGCCAAGGAGCTCTATGACGACGTGATGAGCCCGGACGGCCCCGATTTCGGCGCCGCCTCCGATGGCGACGGAGACCGTAACATGGTCGTCGGCAAGGGCATGTTCGTCACCCCCTCCGATAGCCTGGCGGTGATTGCGGCAAACGCCACCTGCGCGCCCGGTTACAAGGCTGGCATCGCCGGGATCGCCCGCTCCATGCCCACGAGTGCCGCCGCCGACCGCGTGGCGGAAAAGCTCGGCATCGGCATGTACGAGACGCCGACCGGCTGGAAGTTCTTCGGCAACCTCTTGGATGCCGGCAAGGCCACCGTCTGCGGCGAGGAAAGTTTTGGCACCGGCTCGAACCACGTGCGTGAAAAGGACGGCCTGTGGGCGGTGCTCTTCTGGCTGAACATCGTTGCCGCACGCAAGCAGAGCGTGAAGGAGATCGTCGAGGCGCATTGGGCGGAGTATGGCCGCAACTACTATTCGCGCCACGATTACGAAGAAGTCGATACCGACGCCGCCAATGGTCTCGTTGCCAACCTGCGCGACAAGCTCGCCACCCTGCCCGGCCAGTCCTTCGGCGCACTCACCGTCGAAAGCGCCGATGATTTTGCCTATAACGATCCGGTCGATGGCTCCGTCTCGAAGAACCAGGGCATCCGCGTACTCTTCAAGGGCGGCAGCCGCGTCGTCTTCCGCCTGTCCGGCACCGGCACCTCCGGCGCGACGTTGCGCGTCTACGTCGAACGCTACGAGCCGGACGCCAGCCGCCACGGCATCGAGACCCAGGAAGCGCTCGCCGACCTGATCGCCGCCGCCGATGCGATTGCCGAGATCAAGGCCCGCACGGGGCGCAATGCTCCGACGGTGATTACGTGA